In one Candidatus Cloacimonadota bacterium genomic region, the following are encoded:
- a CDS encoding helix-turn-helix transcriptional regulator — MFRHDPGFTNEIRRLRFESGEMTQEELAQKVGVTRQTIIALEAGKYLPSLLLAVKIARVFSKSVEEVFIIAGE, encoded by the coding sequence ATGTTTAGGCATGATCCAGGTTTCACGAACGAGATCCGCCGGCTGCGTTTCGAGAGCGGCGAAATGACTCAGGAAGAGCTGGCCCAAAAAGTGGGCGTCACCCGCCAGACCATCATCGCCCTTGAAGCCGGCAAATACCTTCCCTCACTGCTTTTGGCGGTGAAGATCGCCCGCGTCTTTAGTAAAAGCGTGGAGGAGGTGTTCATCATCGCAGGAGAATAG
- a CDS encoding bifunctional metallophosphatase/5'-nucleotidase encodes MKHLNYLLLLALAAATSLGALPLSIFYTGDSHGVYEAKWDETAGLNRGGYLVLEEILTAARSAHPRSVYLDSGDQQTGSIFASLVDDNVHGGAVIEVFNRLQLDASVFGNHEFDFSYSNTRDLATRANYPFVCTNLLDKSTRQPVGGRPFVIIEKDGLRIGVLGITLELLPEKVKAQNVSSVRILPPADAINMYLDEVDLKSDLIVVLTHQGFEADSLLAMSLDDRVDLIIGGHDHIRAEEPFRINDKYLLYSGSHLNWLGQADLEVENDRVVSLSNQLVPLETRSRVFISPLAEYVKQKIALVEVQMQRIIGYLPEEWVPDKYRSTALSRWVANALKAEYMDIYKPDLAIINNGGLRKTIPAGAVTLRDLHELAPFNNTVTVFSCWGRDLIYLDELNARHAVEQPHDICEVAGLGFDTRVIKSLPSDEDLPWQNRYTVNGEQLIPDMVYRVVSHDYVAGQWDKYLGFKPFDVYDTGEPILDAIIRQVDKQYGLREAEGWD; translated from the coding sequence ATGAAACATTTAAACTACTTACTGCTGCTGGCTTTGGCCGCGGCCACCAGTTTGGGCGCGCTGCCTCTGAGCATCTTTTACACCGGAGACAGCCACGGAGTTTATGAAGCCAAATGGGATGAAACTGCCGGCCTCAATCGTGGCGGCTACCTTGTTTTGGAAGAGATCCTCACCGCGGCCAGGTCCGCCCATCCCCGCTCTGTCTATCTGGACAGCGGCGACCAGCAGACCGGCTCCATCTTCGCCTCGCTGGTGGATGACAACGTCCACGGCGGCGCGGTGATCGAGGTCTTTAACCGGCTCCAGCTCGACGCCAGCGTCTTCGGCAACCACGAATTCGACTTTTCCTATTCCAACACCCGCGACCTGGCCACGCGGGCCAACTATCCCTTCGTGTGCACCAACCTGCTGGACAAAAGCACCCGCCAACCAGTTGGAGGCCGGCCTTTTGTCATCATCGAAAAGGACGGACTGCGGATCGGGGTCCTGGGCATCACCCTCGAACTGCTGCCGGAAAAGGTGAAGGCCCAGAACGTGAGCAGCGTGCGCATTTTGCCCCCAGCCGACGCCATCAACATGTATCTGGACGAGGTGGACCTCAAGAGCGACCTCATCGTGGTACTCACCCATCAGGGTTTTGAGGCCGACAGCCTTTTGGCCATGAGCCTCGACGACCGGGTGGACCTCATCATCGGCGGGCACGACCACATCCGCGCCGAAGAGCCCTTCCGCATCAACGACAAATACCTGCTCTACAGCGGCTCGCACCTGAACTGGCTGGGCCAGGCGGACCTGGAGGTCGAAAACGACCGCGTGGTCTCGCTTTCAAACCAGCTGGTCCCGCTGGAAACGCGCTCCCGGGTGTTCATCAGCCCCCTGGCGGAGTACGTGAAGCAAAAGATCGCTCTGGTGGAAGTGCAGATGCAGAGGATCATCGGCTACCTCCCCGAGGAATGGGTGCCGGACAAATACCGGTCCACGGCCCTCTCGCGCTGGGTCGCGAACGCCCTGAAAGCCGAGTATATGGACATCTACAAACCCGACCTGGCCATCATCAACAACGGCGGCCTGCGTAAAACCATCCCCGCCGGGGCTGTCACCCTGCGTGACCTGCACGAACTGGCGCCCTTCAACAACACCGTCACCGTCTTTTCCTGCTGGGGCCGCGACCTCATCTACCTGGATGAGCTCAACGCCCGGCACGCCGTGGAACAACCGCACGACATCTGCGAAGTGGCCGGCCTGGGCTTCGATACGCGGGTGATCAAAAGCCTGCCCTCCGACGAAGACCTACCCTGGCAAAACCGCTATACGGTGAACGGCGAACAGCTCATCCCGGATATGGTGTACCGCGTGGTCTCCCACGATTACGTGGCCGGACAGTGGGACAAGTATCTGGGTTTCAAGCCTTTCGACGTCTACGACACCGGCGAGCCCATCCTCGACGCCATCATCCGCCAGGTGGACAAACAGTACGGTTTGCGCGAAGCCGAGGGCTGGGACTGA
- a CDS encoding radical SAM protein, whose amino-acid sequence MTTFFRTDSDGALIYPVFLGMRGCPGRCVYCDQDKLSGSEGFDPERAVAEVREFVERHPDRAKQVAIYGGTFTALEQDLREELLRSLGAVCDGSTSFRISTHPLYVSNEILAHCKHWNIRTIELGVQDFNAAVLAASCRGYSGKDALEAAYRVKEQGFELGVQLMPGLPGWTQASLAENRKVLEELKPDLLRLYPLIVIRGTALEKLFNSGDYLPLSLEEAVAQCADYYPVAGRAGTRIIKVGIPSNLDPAEIAGGPWHPAFGELVKAELVARKVLAIDPQEDAVTVSREEIRLLKAHGGAALAKVQDWFELHS is encoded by the coding sequence ATGACAACATTTTTCCGGACCGACTCTGATGGGGCCCTGATCTACCCCGTGTTTCTGGGCATGCGGGGCTGTCCCGGCAGATGTGTGTATTGCGACCAGGACAAGCTTTCCGGCAGCGAAGGTTTCGATCCCGAGCGGGCGGTGGCGGAGGTGCGGGAATTTGTGGAGCGCCATCCGGACCGCGCCAAGCAAGTGGCTATCTACGGAGGCACTTTCACCGCTCTGGAACAAGATCTGAGGGAGGAACTGCTGCGTTCGCTGGGGGCGGTTTGTGACGGATCCACCAGTTTCCGGATCTCCACCCATCCCCTTTACGTAAGCAATGAGATCCTGGCCCACTGCAAACATTGGAACATCCGCACCATCGAACTGGGGGTGCAGGATTTCAACGCTGCCGTGCTGGCCGCTTCCTGCCGGGGCTACAGCGGCAAGGATGCCCTGGAAGCCGCTTACCGGGTGAAAGAGCAGGGATTTGAGCTGGGGGTGCAACTGATGCCCGGCCTGCCCGGATGGACGCAAGCCAGCCTGGCAGAGAACAGGAAAGTTCTGGAGGAGCTGAAGCCCGACCTGCTGCGCCTCTATCCCCTCATCGTGATCCGCGGCACCGCGTTGGAAAAACTTTTCAACTCCGGCGATTACCTGCCCCTCAGCTTGGAAGAGGCTGTGGCGCAGTGCGCGGATTATTATCCCGTGGCCGGGCGGGCTGGCACCCGCATCATCAAAGTGGGGATACCCTCGAACCTCGATCCGGCCGAGATTGCCGGCGGGCCCTGGCATCCAGCCTTTGGCGAACTGGTGAAGGCCGAACTGGTGGCCCGGAAAGTGCTGGCCATCGATCCGCAGGAAGATGCCGTCACGGTGAGCCGCGAGGAGATCCGCCTGCTGAAAGCGCACGGCGGGGCGGCCCTGGCCAAAGTTCAGGACTGGTTCGAACTGCACTCCTGA
- a CDS encoding ATP-binding cassette domain-containing protein, which yields MEELLRLDIKSLFYGDKTILRDLELSVSKGERILIVGATGAGKSSLLKTLNLMNQSYEGRILLQGEDLRGYEPEVLRSRICLVMQEPFLEPGTVQEALDAPLHYHALRHRDLTGRDQRVKNLFKSFQLGSELMDQSSEKLSGGEKQRVALIRALQLNPEVLLLDEISSALDQKTSAIISDCVFSTYPGTVIAISHDPLWQDRWQRIWSLEGGTLKDRVRGRQ from the coding sequence GTGGAAGAACTGCTGAGGCTTGACATAAAAAGCCTGTTTTACGGAGACAAGACCATCCTGCGTGACCTTGAGCTGAGCGTTTCCAAGGGCGAAAGGATCCTGATCGTGGGTGCCACCGGAGCGGGGAAAAGCTCGCTGCTGAAGACGCTCAACCTGATGAACCAAAGTTACGAGGGCCGCATCCTTTTGCAGGGAGAGGACCTGCGCGGATATGAGCCAGAGGTTTTGCGCAGCCGGATCTGCCTGGTGATGCAGGAACCTTTTCTGGAGCCGGGAACGGTGCAGGAAGCCCTGGACGCTCCACTGCACTACCACGCATTGCGCCACCGCGATCTGACCGGCCGGGACCAGCGGGTGAAAAACCTCTTCAAGAGCTTCCAACTGGGCTCAGAACTGATGGACCAGAGCAGCGAAAAGCTTTCCGGCGGGGAAAAACAGCGGGTGGCCCTGATCCGCGCTTTGCAGTTGAATCCCGAGGTGCTGCTGCTGGATGAGATAAGCTCCGCCCTGGACCAGAAAACCTCCGCCATCATTTCTGACTGCGTTTTCAGCACCTATCCCGGAACGGTGATAGCGATCTCCCACGATCCGCTCTGGCAAGACCGCTGGCAGCGGATCTGGAGTCTGGAAGGCGGAACCCTCAAAGACAGGGTCCGAGGGAGGCAATAA
- the fetB gene encoding iron export ABC transporter permease subunit FetB, producing the protein MDISYLGLGLSALLLVFPLLIFWHLKLDLSKQLFTSFARMIVQLAVIGLVLQFIFQQKNLWLTLLWMLVMITNAIFTLRGRLKFQRRLLLPVLIMALGTASLVVMPWVLLLVVRPQPFFDPTYAIPIYGMVLGNSMNSCALALERFESGFSDNWPAYYTRLSLGASLWEAILPAFKKALHAALLPQLLTIASIGVVSLPGMMSGQILGGASPLVAIKYQMMIMICIFSGVTLTDYLAIRIYLKRRFDKYHLPVEG; encoded by the coding sequence ATGGATATCAGTTATCTGGGACTCGGCCTGTCGGCGCTGCTACTGGTTTTTCCCCTGCTCATCTTCTGGCATCTGAAGCTGGACCTCAGCAAACAGCTGTTCACCTCCTTCGCCCGCATGATCGTACAGCTGGCTGTGATCGGCCTGGTGCTGCAATTCATCTTTCAGCAAAAGAACCTCTGGCTCACCCTCCTGTGGATGCTGGTGATGATCACCAACGCCATCTTCACCCTGCGGGGCCGGCTCAAATTTCAGCGCCGGTTGCTGCTGCCCGTTCTGATCATGGCTTTGGGCACAGCCAGCCTGGTGGTGATGCCCTGGGTGCTGCTGCTGGTGGTAAGGCCCCAACCCTTTTTTGATCCCACCTACGCCATCCCCATCTACGGCATGGTGCTGGGCAACAGCATGAACAGCTGCGCCCTGGCCCTTGAGCGCTTTGAAAGCGGCTTCAGCGACAATTGGCCAGCCTATTACACGCGGCTGAGCTTGGGCGCCAGCCTCTGGGAAGCGATACTGCCGGCCTTTAAAAAAGCGCTGCACGCCGCGCTGCTGCCGCAATTGCTCACCATTGCCTCGATCGGCGTGGTGAGCCTGCCCGGCATGATGTCGGGCCAGATCCTTGGCGGAGCTTCGCCCTTGGTGGCCATCAAATACCAGATGATGATCATGATCTGCATCTTCAGCGGAGTGACCCTCACGGATTATCTGGCCATCCGGATCTATCTGAAACGCCGCTTCGACAAATACCACCTTCCCGTCGAAGGCTGA
- a CDS encoding DUF5723 family protein: protein MKKLIFLAALLACLTLLPATTFTSKSLLFSDSYMLRARGCDANYWNPALLNKEDGDIWIPVLNLGIFAGNNSIDVNLYNFVTSEEYLDDADKQRILDAIDERVALSVGGQVALFGFTMGNVALSSSVHVGAKAAFDEKYLELLLYGNGDGSEVFEFSREDNYAEALSYLDLTVGVGDIRLPLPESIPDIDLGFAVSALGGLGNTTTKNFEGRLSANLDGLTVHQDVTQLASAGGYGAKGLIGLHSEPVTNLHVGVTLDNILGFIKWGLVREEFSYHFAADSLYALDLLDGTEGLYTSSYEQMKADPFTTNIPMEMRLAAMFKTKQISLSADYIQGFGDSAEISRQGRFALGAELRPIPILSFFLGYGSPNDSYPWRTSLGIGLNFKVIEFGLGFQSIEQFYPGFSTKGLAVATYFNIRT from the coding sequence GTGAAAAAGCTGATCTTCCTGGCCGCCCTGCTGGCTTGCCTCACGCTGCTTCCCGCCACCACCTTCACCTCCAAATCGCTGCTCTTTTCGGACAGCTACATGCTCCGCGCCCGCGGCTGCGACGCCAACTATTGGAACCCCGCCCTGCTTAACAAGGAAGATGGTGACATCTGGATCCCGGTGCTGAATCTGGGCATCTTTGCCGGCAACAACTCCATCGACGTGAATCTATACAACTTCGTGACCAGCGAGGAATACCTCGACGACGCGGATAAACAGCGGATCCTGGACGCCATCGACGAACGCGTGGCCCTCAGCGTGGGCGGGCAGGTGGCGCTGTTCGGCTTCACCATGGGTAACGTGGCCCTCAGCAGTTCCGTGCATGTGGGCGCCAAGGCCGCTTTCGACGAGAAGTATCTGGAACTGCTGCTCTACGGCAACGGCGATGGCAGCGAGGTCTTCGAGTTTTCCCGCGAGGACAACTACGCGGAAGCGCTGAGCTATCTGGACCTCACCGTGGGGGTGGGCGACATCCGGCTACCCCTGCCGGAATCCATCCCGGACATCGACCTCGGCTTTGCCGTGAGCGCGCTGGGCGGGCTTGGCAACACCACCACCAAAAATTTCGAGGGCCGCCTCTCCGCCAATCTGGACGGCCTCACCGTGCATCAGGACGTAACCCAACTGGCCAGCGCCGGAGGTTATGGCGCCAAGGGACTCATAGGCCTCCACAGCGAGCCGGTGACCAACCTCCACGTGGGCGTAACCTTGGACAACATCCTCGGCTTCATCAAATGGGGGCTGGTGCGCGAGGAATTCAGCTATCACTTTGCCGCAGACAGCCTTTACGCGCTGGATCTGCTGGACGGTACCGAGGGCCTCTACACCTCGTCTTACGAACAGATGAAGGCCGATCCCTTCACCACCAACATCCCCATGGAAATGCGCCTCGCCGCGATGTTCAAAACCAAACAGATATCTCTCTCAGCCGATTACATCCAGGGTTTCGGCGATTCCGCCGAGATCAGCCGCCAGGGCCGTTTCGCCCTCGGCGCTGAACTGAGGCCCATCCCCATCCTCTCTTTCTTCCTGGGTTACGGCTCGCCCAATGATTCATATCCCTGGCGCACCTCCCTCGGCATCGGACTGAACTTCAAAGTGATCGAATTCGGACTGGGGTTTCAGTCCATCGAACAGTTTTATCCCGGATTTTCCACCAAGGGGCTGGCCGTTGCCACCTATTTCAACATAAGGACCTGA
- a CDS encoding GNAT family N-acetyltransferase has protein sequence MSLALRHCRQLEPELFERITAIWHETGISNPARADSFEAVQHNLEHGGTMLLAWMDDFLAGTAWLSHDFRRLYIHHMAVAPEFQNRGIGRALLEEAISVARDHGWQAKLEVHTTNAAARHLYSSCGFSDLEGYVVMIRRG, from the coding sequence ATGAGCCTTGCCCTCCGCCACTGCCGCCAGCTTGAGCCCGAGCTGTTCGAGCGTATCACCGCCATCTGGCACGAGACGGGGATCAGCAATCCCGCCCGGGCTGACAGCTTCGAGGCCGTGCAGCACAACCTCGAGCACGGCGGCACCATGCTTCTGGCCTGGATGGATGATTTTTTGGCCGGGACCGCCTGGCTCAGCCACGATTTTCGCAGGCTCTACATCCACCACATGGCGGTGGCGCCCGAGTTTCAGAACCGGGGCATCGGCCGCGCCTTGCTGGAGGAGGCCATTTCCGTGGCCCGCGACCACGGCTGGCAGGCCAAACTGGAAGTTCACACCACCAACGCCGCCGCGCGCCATCTCTACTCCTCCTGCGGCTTCAGCGACCTCGAGGGCTATGTCGTGATGATCAGGAGGGGATGA
- a CDS encoding DUF4340 domain-containing protein yields the protein MKRSKIYLLAVFLLLLAVVAALLFTRRDRESSKAIFSADSTAVAAIEIASPDTSIAFKRENGSWRITRPVNWGIEEGHFQLFMRDVILKQYSTEPLAAGKEALQQYRLTKDKALRIKAFDARNKLLREVWFSDLGNPFDYFCFAGDNEVFQIRSKVNSFYGPKLESWRSPYALSLFSDQLLSIRVKHPQNSYELTRDGNIWHFKDKLEDFDVPPGNLVMGKLLNALSHLGSNTMLSGDTLPPASAVPAPECEVELMLSDNSRVKISFHAWEDGNYLLKIDRYPDSYFVVLFDTVFRFTRNAALFRAVEGDPPGL from the coding sequence GTGAAAAGGAGCAAGATCTATTTGCTGGCCGTCTTTTTGCTGCTGCTCGCAGTGGTGGCCGCGCTGCTGTTCACCCGCCGCGACCGGGAGAGCAGCAAGGCCATATTCAGTGCCGACAGCACGGCCGTGGCCGCCATCGAGATCGCCAGCCCGGACACCAGCATCGCCTTCAAGCGTGAGAACGGAAGCTGGCGCATCACCCGGCCCGTGAACTGGGGCATAGAGGAAGGCCATTTCCAGCTGTTCATGCGGGACGTGATCCTGAAGCAGTATTCCACCGAGCCACTCGCCGCGGGCAAAGAGGCCCTTCAGCAATATCGCCTCACCAAAGACAAGGCGCTGCGGATAAAGGCGTTCGACGCCCGAAACAAGCTGCTGCGCGAAGTCTGGTTCAGCGATCTGGGCAATCCCTTCGATTATTTTTGCTTTGCCGGCGACAACGAGGTTTTCCAGATCAGAAGCAAGGTGAACTCGTTCTACGGACCCAAGCTGGAATCCTGGCGCTCGCCCTACGCCCTCAGCCTGTTTTCCGACCAGCTGCTCAGCATCAGGGTGAAACACCCGCAAAACAGCTATGAACTCACCCGCGACGGCAACATCTGGCACTTTAAGGACAAACTGGAGGATTTCGACGTTCCGCCGGGTAACCTGGTGATGGGGAAACTGCTGAACGCCCTTTCCCACTTGGGTTCAAACACCATGCTCAGCGGCGACACCCTGCCCCCGGCCTCTGCCGTTCCCGCCCCGGAATGCGAAGTAGAGCTGATGCTGAGTGACAATTCCCGGGTGAAGATCAGCTTCCACGCCTGGGAGGACGGGAACTACCTGCTCAAGATCGACCGCTATCCGGACAGCTATTTTGTGGTGCTGTTCGACACCGTGTTCCGCTTCACCCGCAACGCCGCGCTGTTCAGGGCTGTGGAGGGCGATCCGCCCGGCTTATGA
- a CDS encoding Gldg family protein, with the protein MNTRSQIFGTYAIKILIAVLVLILASFLYLRLDASRTRGHTLSRATKTSLRALQDKVVVKVFASEDLPQELSSLNRDLKDMLEEFQRNSRGKLKYEYVRAKNTDELIDEARQYNIPPLNATIYEEDKMVSKEIVFGVSFEGGGKSSSLYLRPGMETMLEYQLLQKVNKLQSETLPKVAFFADSLALQYQYVYYRDNVSTFFLELTENYNLEFTQLDSLPQAPVMLCMGVLDSLSTLQLYHLDQYLMRGGEVVMLQDRALVTYGNQGTGVSEVESNIFTLLEHYGILIKPNIVLDEECELGQGGGLGTQVPYPFFPRLKPNPEVPYALGFDPIVMNIASELATLPGSKLKLKPVLQTSGKSNLLMGPTFNIEEAMNRSQEPGWLSMPPLTVAAEFSGPLKSFFSQALTDSTFHPSNAKGRIILFGDSEFNLEFSAGAYMVQNAIDHLLGRAEMVKLRSRRTVYNRLGADVYMDRHQLRPADPARTVSSLTLGFKLTAILLPLLLLALVGFAQAYRRSSRRTQ; encoded by the coding sequence ATGAACACCCGCAGCCAAATCTTCGGAACCTACGCCATCAAGATCCTCATCGCCGTGCTGGTGCTGATCCTGGCCAGCTTCCTCTACCTGCGCCTGGACGCCAGCCGCACCCGCGGCCATACTCTCAGCCGGGCCACCAAAACCAGCCTGCGCGCCCTTCAGGACAAAGTGGTTGTGAAAGTTTTCGCCTCGGAGGACCTGCCCCAGGAACTGAGCAGCCTGAACCGCGACCTGAAGGACATGCTGGAGGAATTTCAGCGCAATTCGCGCGGCAAGCTCAAATATGAGTACGTGCGGGCCAAAAACACGGACGAACTGATCGACGAGGCCCGGCAATACAACATCCCGCCCCTGAATGCCACCATCTATGAAGAAGACAAGATGGTGAGCAAAGAGATCGTCTTTGGGGTGAGCTTTGAGGGCGGCGGCAAATCATCCTCGCTGTATCTGCGCCCAGGCATGGAGACCATGCTGGAATACCAGCTGCTCCAAAAGGTGAACAAACTCCAATCCGAAACCCTGCCCAAGGTGGCCTTCTTCGCGGATTCCCTAGCCTTGCAGTATCAGTATGTTTACTATCGGGACAATGTGTCAACCTTTTTCCTGGAACTCACGGAGAACTACAACCTCGAATTCACCCAGCTGGACAGCCTGCCCCAAGCCCCGGTGATGCTCTGCATGGGAGTGCTGGATTCGCTTTCCACCCTCCAACTTTACCACCTGGACCAGTACCTGATGCGGGGCGGAGAGGTGGTGATGCTGCAGGACAGGGCCCTGGTGACCTACGGCAATCAGGGCACCGGCGTCTCGGAGGTGGAAAGCAACATCTTCACGCTGCTGGAGCACTACGGGATCCTGATCAAACCGAACATCGTGCTGGATGAGGAATGTGAGCTGGGCCAGGGCGGCGGCCTCGGAACCCAGGTGCCCTATCCCTTCTTCCCGCGGCTGAAGCCCAATCCTGAAGTGCCTTACGCCCTCGGGTTCGACCCCATCGTGATGAACATCGCCTCGGAACTGGCCACCCTGCCGGGCTCGAAGCTGAAGCTTAAGCCGGTGCTGCAAACCTCCGGTAAGTCGAACCTGCTGATGGGGCCCACTTTCAACATCGAGGAGGCGATGAACCGCAGCCAGGAACCCGGCTGGCTGAGCATGCCACCGCTCACCGTGGCCGCGGAGTTCAGCGGACCCCTCAAGAGCTTCTTCTCCCAAGCTCTCACGGACAGCACCTTCCATCCCTCCAACGCCAAAGGCCGCATCATTCTCTTTGGCGACAGCGAGTTCAACCTGGAATTCAGCGCCGGCGCCTATATGGTGCAAAACGCCATCGACCACCTCCTGGGACGAGCTGAAATGGTGAAACTGCGTTCCCGCCGGACAGTCTACAACCGCCTGGGCGCGGATGTTTACATGGACAGGCACCAGCTGCGGCCGGCCGATCCGGCCAGGACCGTTTCCAGCCTCACCCTGGGCTTCAAGCTCACCGCCATCCTGCTCCCGCTGCTGTTGCTGGCCTTGGTGGGCTTCGCGCAGGCTTACAGGCGTTCGAGCCGGAGGACGCAGTGA
- a CDS encoding ABC transporter permease subunit, giving the protein MNPALTIAKKEYSLALRSLGTYIIFGVFLLAAGSWFALTALKLGVADMRDTLARMHSFFLFFIPAITMGSIAKERSGGTLELISTLPIKLGHIVWGKFLAAWWQLATVLAFSLVFPALIAIFGVGVDGGAIFTGYLGLLCAGAAFIAIGIFASSLTDNQVLAFIIALAISGALFLLGRLGDLIPLRLFAALEFFGFDHHLNSFIKGVIDTRDLIWFAAVTFIFILLAQFRLQGANLMQER; this is encoded by the coding sequence ATGAATCCCGCCCTCACCATCGCCAAAAAGGAATACTCGCTGGCCTTGCGTTCCCTGGGCACCTACATCATCTTCGGCGTCTTCCTGCTTGCCGCCGGCAGCTGGTTCGCCCTCACCGCGCTCAAACTGGGCGTGGCGGATATGCGCGACACGCTGGCCAGGATGCACTCCTTCTTCCTCTTTTTCATCCCGGCCATCACCATGGGCAGCATCGCCAAGGAACGCAGCGGCGGGACCCTGGAACTGATCTCCACCCTGCCCATCAAACTGGGACACATTGTCTGGGGAAAATTCCTGGCCGCCTGGTGGCAGCTGGCCACCGTGCTGGCCTTCAGCCTCGTCTTTCCAGCTCTGATCGCCATCTTTGGCGTGGGCGTGGACGGTGGCGCGATCTTCACCGGCTATCTGGGCCTGCTCTGCGCCGGAGCGGCGTTCATCGCCATCGGCATCTTCGCCAGCAGCCTCACGGACAACCAAGTGCTGGCCTTCATCATCGCCCTGGCCATCTCCGGGGCGCTGTTCCTGCTGGGACGCCTGGGCGACCTGATCCCCCTCAGGCTGTTCGCCGCCCTGGAATTCTTCGGCTTCGACCACCATCTGAACAGCTTCATCAAAGGCGTGATCGACACCCGAGACCTCATCTGGTTCGCCGCCGTGACCTTCATCTTCATCCTGCTGGCCCAATTCCGCCTCCAGGGTGCCAATCTGATGCAGGAGCGTTAA
- a CDS encoding ATP-binding cassette domain-containing protein: MIEIKELSRSFGRIKAVDRVSFAVESGEIVGFLGPNGAGKTTTMRMMVGYLQPQSGKIELDGRSVFDDPLAASARIGYLPEHNPLYPEMAVGEFLRYLGDLRRMKEPVLSQRLEFVREACALDEVWTQRIATLSKGYRQRTGLAGAILHDPEVLILDEPTGGLDPNQIMEIRELIRDLGQAKTVLLSSHIMQEVQALCSRVIIINKGRVIVDDRMENLGAHISGFQRVILELEAVEPDFTPWLEQNPEVKLDSQTQNGPICLLHFLAPAETDIRRELSAHVTARGWQLLSIYQEQQSLEKIFHELTSQEESPTAAEPQLPPEEMGRLVAKLDPIDSDLICPEQDLTENGNDKEQP; encoded by the coding sequence ATGATAGAGATCAAAGAGCTATCCAGAAGTTTCGGCCGGATCAAGGCCGTGGACAGGGTGAGCTTCGCGGTGGAAAGTGGTGAGATCGTGGGCTTTCTGGGCCCCAACGGCGCCGGCAAGACCACCACGATGCGCATGATGGTGGGCTATTTGCAGCCCCAATCCGGAAAAATCGAGCTCGACGGCCGCAGCGTTTTTGACGACCCCCTGGCCGCCAGCGCCCGCATCGGCTATCTGCCGGAACACAATCCGCTCTACCCGGAAATGGCCGTGGGTGAGTTTCTGCGCTACCTCGGCGACCTGCGCCGGATGAAGGAACCGGTCCTTTCCCAGCGGCTGGAATTCGTGCGCGAAGCCTGCGCCCTGGACGAGGTCTGGACCCAGCGCATCGCCACGCTTTCCAAGGGTTACCGGCAGCGGACCGGCCTGGCGGGGGCGATCCTCCACGATCCCGAGGTGCTGATCCTGGACGAGCCCACCGGCGGACTGGACCCGAACCAGATCATGGAGATCCGTGAATTGATCCGGGACCTGGGGCAAGCCAAGACCGTGCTGCTCTCCAGCCACATCATGCAGGAAGTGCAGGCCCTGTGTTCGCGCGTGATCATCATCAACAAAGGCCGCGTGATCGTGGACGACAGGATGGAAAATCTGGGCGCCCACATCTCCGGTTTCCAGCGCGTGATCCTGGAGCTGGAAGCGGTGGAGCCAGATTTCACCCCCTGGCTGGAGCAAAACCCGGAGGTGAAGCTGGATTCGCAGACCCAGAACGGACCAATTTGCCTGCTGCATTTCCTGGCGCCGGCGGAAACCGACATCCGCAGGGAACTCTCCGCCCACGTAACCGCCCGGGGTTGGCAACTGCTGAGCATCTACCAGGAACAACAGAGCCTGGAAAAGATCTTCCACGAACTCACCTCCCAGGAGGAAAGCCCCACCGCAGCGGAACCCCAGCTTCCCCCGGAGGAGATGGGCAGGCTGGTGGCGAAGCTCGATCCCATCGACAGTGACCTGATCTGCCCCGAACAGGACCTGACGGAGAACGGCAACGACAAGGAGCAGCCATGA